Part of the Pedobacter roseus genome is shown below.
GCGTTATGCCAACCGCATTAAAAACGGCCGCTTCACTATTGATGGGGAAGATTATCAACTGGCACAAAATGCAGGTACCGATACTTTGCATGGCGGTATAGAAGGTTTTGATAAAAAAGTTTGGGATGTTGTTGAAGTGGGCGAAGGGCAGCAATTGTCGGTTACCTTACAATACGAAAGTGTGGATGGTGAAGAGAATTTCCCGGGCAACCTGATTATTGATCTTACTTTCGAACTTACTGAAAATGATGAGCTGATTTTAAGTTATGAAGCAGAAACTGATCAGGCTACTGCAATTAATTTAACACACCATGGTTACTTTAACCTGGCACCAAATGGTGGAAATATTAAAAACCATAAACAGCAGATTTTTGCGTCAAATTACCTGGAGCAGGACAGTAATTATTCGGTAACGGGCAAATTAATCCCTGTTGAAGGTACGCACATGGATTTTACAAAATCTAAAGCGATTGGGCAGGATTGGGATGAGGAAGAAGGCTACGACCAAACTTACGTTCTGGATAAAATCTATGGTGATTTATCGCTGGCAACCAAAACAATTGAAGAAGAAAGTGGTTTAGTTTTAAGCGTATATACAACAGAACCGGTAGCACATCTTTATACCTCAAAATATTTGGATGTTAAAAATGGTAAGGGTGGAAGGGATTACGGCAGCTACGGTGCTTTTTGTGTAGAAACACAGCATCACCCCAATGCAATAAACATCCCTGAATTTCCAAGTACCATATTAAAACCAGAAGATTTGTATACGCAAACAACAATTTACAAAGTTTCATTAAACAAATAAATTATGTTCACCATCGAAAACATCCGGGCAGCAGAATCAAAAATTAAAACTGGTGCAGATTTCCCGCAGTTTATAAAAGAAATTAAGGAATTGGGTGTTAAGCGGAACGATGTTTATGTAAGCAATGGTTTATCGATCTATTTTGATGATGAAGATAATGCACAACAGGTAAGTCCTGATGAATATCCAGCTCTAATTATCAATGAAGAATCTTCTGCCGGAAAGTTAGAGCACGCTTTAAAAGTACATCAACAGGGTGAAACAGATTATATTACTTTTTGTAAACAGGCTGCAGATGCGGGAGTGGAGAAATGGGTAACCGATCTGGAAGAAATGACCTGCACTTATCTGAATACAGAAGGAAATGAACTCGTAAAAGAAAAGATACGAATAGTATAAATATAGAAGGCCCGAAATTTCGGGCCTTTTTACTATGCTACAATGAGCTATGTTGAGTAGC
Proteins encoded:
- a CDS encoding aldose epimerase family protein encodes the protein MSVQQIPTGKIIDGEEVIAIELTNSKGTYVKIFNYGAIINKFIVKNAKGEMQDIVLGFDTFDEYLNPDYLTHYPYLGAIVGRYANRIKNGRFTIDGEDYQLAQNAGTDTLHGGIEGFDKKVWDVVEVGEGQQLSVTLQYESVDGEENFPGNLIIDLTFELTENDELILSYEAETDQATAINLTHHGYFNLAPNGGNIKNHKQQIFASNYLEQDSNYSVTGKLIPVEGTHMDFTKSKAIGQDWDEEEGYDQTYVLDKIYGDLSLATKTIEEESGLVLSVYTTEPVAHLYTSKYLDVKNGKGGRDYGSYGAFCVETQHHPNAINIPEFPSTILKPEDLYTQTTIYKVSLNK
- a CDS encoding DUF1398 domain-containing protein produces the protein MFTIENIRAAESKIKTGADFPQFIKEIKELGVKRNDVYVSNGLSIYFDDEDNAQQVSPDEYPALIINEESSAGKLEHALKVHQQGETDYITFCKQAADAGVEKWVTDLEEMTCTYLNTEGNELVKEKIRIV